In one window of Candidatus Desulfofervidus auxilii DNA:
- a CDS encoding glycosyltransferase family 2 protein, translating to MKEESKFNRGMFSLNRDAVEHRYTGNVERSNPKLSLIIPAFNEEKRIEGTILSYLEYFSSEQNNFEIIVEMDGCTDGTEEVVRKLAKKYANIIPIKFERRLGKGGGIVRGFQNARGDIVGFVDADGSIKPEEFEKLLIELENGYSGAIASRRAEGAVVVNQPLIRKILSKLFNILVRILFILPYKDTQCGAKIFRKKVIEEVIPSLNTHNFAFDVNLLYLMTKKGFKIKEVGIRWEDKYGSKVKLHRVIPEMLISIIRLRLYHSPLKFLVRRE from the coding sequence TTGAAAGAAGAAAGCAAGTTTAATAGAGGCATGTTTTCATTAAATAGAGATGCTGTGGAGCATAGATATACAGGTAATGTAGAGCGGAGTAATCCTAAGTTAAGTTTGATAATACCAGCGTTCAATGAGGAAAAAAGAATAGAGGGAACAATCTTAAGTTATCTGGAGTATTTTTCAAGTGAGCAGAACAATTTTGAAATTATTGTTGAGATGGATGGTTGCACGGACGGAACTGAAGAGGTGGTCAGAAAGCTTGCTAAGAAATATGCAAATATAATTCCGATAAAATTTGAAAGAAGACTTGGTAAAGGAGGTGGCATTGTAAGGGGGTTCCAGAATGCTAGGGGAGATATTGTTGGTTTTGTCGATGCTGACGGCTCTATTAAACCAGAAGAATTTGAGAAGCTCTTGATAGAATTAGAAAACGGATACAGCGGGGCCATAGCCTCAAGGAGGGCAGAAGGAGCTGTTGTTGTGAATCAGCCATTAATAAGGAAAATTTTGAGTAAGTTATTCAACATTCTTGTAAGGATACTTTTCATATTACCATACAAAGATACGCAATGTGGAGCTAAAATTTTCAGAAAGAAAGTTATAGAGGAAGTTATTCCTTCATTAAATACTCATAATTTTGCATTTGATGTAAATTTGCTTTATCTCATGACAAAAAAAGGATTTAAGATAAAAGAAGTAGGTATCAGATGGGAAGACAAATACGGCTCCAAGGTAAAATTACACAGAGTAATTCCAGAGATGCTTATTTCAATTATAAGATTAAGATTGTATCACAGTCCGTTAAAGTTTTTAGTGAGAAGAGAATGA
- a CDS encoding AbrB/MazE/SpoVT family DNA-binding domain-containing protein: MKVRVDGNGRIILPKKVREELGIHEGSELMLDIKGEEIVIKIHRGNLDKSLDKRVDELVEFLRNKAPKAFVSEVEEEEKWLTKKYGLEKIGLKV, translated from the coding sequence ATGAAGGTGAGAGTTGACGGGAACGGCAGGATAATTCTGCCGAAGAAGGTTAGAGAGGAGCTCGGCATTCACGAAGGCTCTGAGCTTATGCTGGACATAAAAGGTGAAGAAATAGTGATTAAGATCCACAGAGGGAATCTTGATAAAAGTCTTGATAAAAGAGTGGACGAACTCGTTGAATTTTTGAGGAACAAGGCACCAAAAGCTTTTGTCTCCGAAGTCGAGGAGGAAGAAAAATGGCTCACGAAGAAATACGGTTTGGAAAAGATCGGATTGAAGGTGTAG
- a CDS encoding nucleotidyltransferase family protein produces the protein MKKIEDILETLRKHKEELKRKYGVKEISIFGSFARGEERESSDVDILVEFEKPVGLEFFELWDELEELLGMKVDLLTVKAVKQKFLLWKSIESDLVYV, from the coding sequence ATGAAAAAAATTGAAGATATACTGGAAACACTTAGAAAACACAAGGAAGAGCTAAAAAGGAAGTATGGCGTGAAAGAAATTAGCATCTTTGGCTCCTTTGCGAGAGGTGAGGAAAGAGAGAGCAGTGATGTCGACATATTAGTTGAGTTTGAAAAACCGGTGGGACTTGAATTTTTTGAACTTTGGGACGAACTGGAAGAGTTATTAGGAATGAAGGTGGATTTACTTACTGTTAAGGCAGTAAAGCAGAAATTTTTACTCTGGAAAAGCATAGAGAGTGATCTCGTGTATGTCTAA
- a CDS encoding DegT/DnrJ/EryC1/StrS family aminotransferase gives MTSNPKISLIEPILTDDMIDAAVRALKNERYLKGESVKKFEEEFANFIGTKHAIAVNSGTTALHLSLITMDVKERDYVITTPATFIATANVITYIKANPIFVDISLETYNIDPQKLEKTIKEFKDKVKAIIPVHLYGYSCDMDVIMEIAERYDVKVLEDACQAHGATYKGRKVGSFGDAGALSFYPSKNMTVCGDGGMVTTNDNEIAEIVESLRDVGRSKTNPYVHEYIGYTARMNTVNAAIGRIQLKYLEKWNERRRKIAREYNKKLDGVGDLILPPKENSKVKPVYHLYVVRTKYRDQLKEYLEKRGIECGIHYPLPVHLQPPYRRMGFKEGMFPNAERWAREVLSLPMHPNLTRDEIEYIISCVEEFFRVTEK, from the coding sequence ATGACTAGTAACCCTAAAATATCATTAATTGAGCCAATTTTAACGGATGATATGATAGATGCAGCTGTAAGAGCTCTTAAGAACGAACGATATCTTAAAGGAGAGAGTGTCAAAAAATTTGAAGAAGAATTTGCAAATTTTATAGGAACTAAGCACGCAATTGCTGTGAATAGTGGGACGACAGCTTTACATTTATCTTTAATTACGATGGATGTGAAAGAAAGAGATTACGTTATAACGACGCCAGCGACATTTATAGCTACCGCTAATGTTATCACTTACATCAAAGCAAATCCGATTTTTGTTGACATTTCACTTGAAACGTATAATATTGATCCTCAAAAGTTAGAAAAAACTATTAAAGAATTCAAGGACAAAGTTAAGGCGATTATACCAGTTCATCTTTATGGATATTCCTGCGATATGGATGTGATTATGGAGATAGCTGAGAGATACGATGTTAAAGTTTTAGAGGATGCGTGTCAAGCACATGGAGCTACTTATAAAGGTAGGAAAGTTGGGTCATTTGGAGATGCTGGAGCTCTCTCATTTTATCCCTCCAAGAACATGACTGTTTGCGGGGACGGAGGGATGGTAACGACTAATGACAATGAGATTGCTGAAATTGTGGAATCACTTAGAGATGTTGGCAGATCAAAAACAAATCCATACGTCCATGAGTATATTGGTTACACCGCAAGGATGAACACGGTTAATGCTGCTATCGGCAGAATTCAGCTAAAGTACCTTGAGAAATGGAACGAAAGGAGGAGAAAAATTGCAAGAGAATACAACAAAAAACTCGATGGGGTAGGAGATTTGATTCTACCTCCAAAAGAAAATAGTAAAGTTAAGCCAGTCTATCATCTATATGTTGTTAGAACAAAATACAGAGATCAGCTTAAAGAATACTTGGAAAAGAGAGGGATTGAGTGCGGAATACACTATCCTTTGCCTGTTCACTTGCAACCGCCTTACAGAAGGATGGGATTCAAGGAAGGAATGTTTCCGAATGCTGAGAGATGGGCGAGAGAAGTTTTAAGCTTGCCCATGCACCCAAATTTAACCAGAGATGAGATAGAATACATCATTAGTTGTGTAGAAGAATTCTTTAGGGTGACCGAAAAATGA
- a CDS encoding HEPN domain-containing protein encodes MFHSQQAVEKYLKAFLTYHNKHFGKTHNIPLLIDLCKEIDLSFEALLKLDFSILFPIGVTIRYPIDREITEEEAKEALEISEKVREFILKKLGLWNINQ; translated from the coding sequence TTGTTCCACTCCCAACAAGCTGTTGAAAAATATCTCAAAGCTTTTCTGACTTACCATAATAAGCACTTCGGAAAAACGCACAACATTCCGCTGCTCATTGATTTGTGCAAGGAGATTGATCTAAGCTTCGAAGCTCTGCTCAAACTTGATTTCTCCATTTTGTTTCCAATCGGTGTTACGATCAGATATCCAATAGATCGGGAGATAACCGAAGAAGAGGCGAAGGAGGCGCTTGAAATATCTGAGAAAGTCAGGGAATTCATTTTGAAGAAATTGGGGTTATGGAATATAAATCAATAA
- a CDS encoding glycosyltransferase — MKNYSTYKTVAKKASQGGVDVKKELTGSMGMSEPLVSAVIPTYNSEKTLEKCLKSIRDQTYGNIEIIVVDKFSKDRTVEIAKRYGARIIYDEGERTRAKNIGLKKAKGKYVLFVDSDMELSKKVVEECVNFIESDESIGGIIIPERSIGKSFWVKVRDFERSFYVGIEMESARFFQKGGMMK; from the coding sequence ATGAAAAATTATTCAACTTACAAAACTGTCGCTAAGAAAGCCTCGCAGGGCGGGGTGGATGTCAAAAAAGAGCTTACGGGTTCAATGGGTATGAGTGAGCCGCTTGTGTCAGCTGTAATTCCAACCTACAACTCCGAGAAAACCTTGGAAAAATGCCTGAAATCAATCAGAGACCAGACTTACGGAAACATAGAGATAATCGTTGTTGATAAGTTCTCCAAAGACAGGACAGTTGAAATCGCCAAGAGATACGGAGCAAGGATAATTTACGACGAGGGTGAGAGAACGAGAGCGAAGAACATTGGATTGAAGAAAGCTAAAGGGAAATACGTTTTATTTGTTGATTCGGACATGGAACTAAGCAAAAAAGTTGTGGAGGAGTGCGTGAATTTCATCGAATCCGACGAAAGTATTGGTGGAATCATAATTCCCGAGCGGAGTATCGGCAAGTCCTTTTGGGTTAAGGTTAGAGATTTTGAGAGGAGTTTTTACGTCGGGATTGAGATGGAGTCTGCGAGGTTTTTTCAGAAAGGAGGTATGATGAAATGA
- a CDS encoding nucleotidyltransferase domain-containing protein, translating to MATEEIKRIILEVAEKYGVKVDRIILFGSRARGDFRYDSDWDILIVSETKTDRNTERRFLYECVLRLLDLDVDAELVMVSRDYYNKRKNAFGNICGTATLEGVVL from the coding sequence ATGGCGACTGAAGAAATCAAGAGGATAATTTTAGAAGTTGCCGAGAAATACGGAGTAAAGGTGGACAGGATAATTCTCTTCGGTTCAAGAGCGAGGGGTGATTTTAGATATGATTCAGACTGGGATATACTGATAGTCAGTGAAACTAAAACTGACAGAAATACCGAAAGAAGATTTCTTTACGAATGCGTTTTGAGGCTGTTAGACTTGGATGTTGATGCAGAGCTCGTAATGGTTAGCAGAGATTACTACAATAAGCGCAAGAACGCTTTTGGTAACATATGTGGCACTGCCACCTTAGAGGGAGTTGTTTTATGA
- a CDS encoding glycosyltransferase family 4 protein, with the protein MRILIFNWRCWHHPLAGGAEKYLYEISKRLVKKGYKITWFVSRYCGAREKEFIDGIEVIRKGGKFSVYLYAFWHYLIHLRRKNFDLIIDDINGVPFFTPIYVWRHKIAIIHHLVKKIFFRELPWHMALLGWISERLIPLIYFNTKFVTVSKSSEEEMKKFGIKNIEIVPNGIDTKIYNANPNSKNDIPVILFLGRLKKYKRIELLLRSFKIVSKKVEAELWIAGRGDMKGELENLTKELEIQDRVKFFGFVSEKDKIELLKKAWVFVTTSEKEGWGITVIEANACGTPAIAFDVSGLRDSIKHGYSGLLVEDGNIEKLAEAIIDILSDSDLREELSRNAIEWAKGFSWDRSAEEFEKVIKNVIEER; encoded by the coding sequence ATGAGAATACTTATTTTTAACTGGCGATGTTGGCATCATCCCTTAGCAGGCGGAGCTGAAAAATATCTTTATGAGATCTCCAAGAGATTGGTTAAAAAAGGTTACAAAATCACTTGGTTTGTTTCAAGATATTGTGGAGCAAGGGAAAAAGAATTCATAGATGGGATAGAAGTAATCCGGAAAGGAGGTAAGTTTTCTGTTTATCTTTATGCTTTCTGGCACTATCTGATACACTTGAGAAGAAAGAACTTTGATCTTATAATTGATGACATAAATGGTGTTCCTTTCTTCACACCTATTTATGTCTGGAGGCATAAAATTGCAATAATTCACCATCTTGTGAAGAAAATATTTTTCAGGGAGCTACCATGGCATATGGCGTTGTTGGGCTGGATATCTGAAAGATTAATTCCTTTGATATATTTTAATACAAAGTTTGTTACCGTTTCAAAAAGTTCTGAGGAAGAGATGAAGAAATTTGGAATAAAAAATATTGAAATTGTTCCAAACGGCATAGACACCAAAATTTATAATGCAAATCCTAATTCTAAAAATGATATTCCAGTCATCCTTTTTCTTGGAAGACTCAAAAAATATAAAAGAATAGAATTACTTTTAAGGTCATTCAAAATAGTGTCTAAAAAGGTTGAAGCAGAACTCTGGATTGCTGGGAGAGGTGATATGAAAGGAGAGCTTGAGAATCTAACCAAAGAGTTAGAAATACAAGACAGAGTCAAGTTCTTCGGATTCGTTAGTGAAAAAGATAAAATTGAATTGCTGAAAAAAGCTTGGGTTTTCGTTACAACTTCAGAAAAAGAAGGATGGGGGATAACTGTGATAGAAGCAAACGCATGTGGGACTCCAGCTATTGCTTTTGATGTTTCTGGGTTGAGAGATTCAATAAAACATGGATACAGTGGTCTGCTTGTGGAAGATGGCAATATAGAAAAATTAGCAGAAGCAATAATAGATATTTTAAGTGATAGTGATTTAAGAGAAGAGTTAAGCAGAAATGCGATTGAATGGGCTAAAGGATTTAGCTGGGATAGAAGTGCCGAAGAGTTTGAAAAAGTAATTAAGAATGTAATTGAGGAGAGATGA
- a CDS encoding DUF86 domain-containing protein has translation MSKRDWSLFVSDILESIEKIERYILGVSYEEFMKDDKLKDAVVKNLEIIGEAANYIPDEIKVKYKDIPWRQIVGLRHRLIHGYFVVDYDIVWNIVIKDIPRLKTAIKRILEEFTNLQKK, from the coding sequence ATGTCTAAGAGGGACTGGAGTCTTTTCGTTAGTGACATCCTTGAAAGCATCGAAAAAATTGAGAGATACATCTTAGGAGTTTCCTATGAGGAATTCATGAAAGACGACAAGCTAAAGGATGCTGTGGTTAAAAATCTTGAGATAATAGGTGAAGCCGCTAATTATATTCCCGATGAAATTAAAGTAAAGTATAAAGATATACCATGGAGGCAGATCGTAGGATTAAGACACCGCTTAATTCACGGATATTTTGTTGTAGATTACGACATCGTCTGGAATATTGTAATAAAGGACATCCCCCGATTAAAAACTGCGATAAAAAGAATCTTGGAGGAATTTACGAACCTGCAGAAGAAGTAA